The genomic DNA GGATCGCATTGGTGGTGTTGGCCAGGTTGTTGATGCTGGTGGACAGCTCGGACCCATTGTCGTTGATGAACTGCTGTGCGGTGGTGAGCAATCCGTCGATATCGCGCAGGGCGGTCGCCAGTTCCTGGTCGTTGTTGGTGAAGGAGTTGGTGAACTGAGCGAGGTTGTCGTTGAGTTCGACGAATTGCTGATCGCTGCGGTGCAGGGCGTTGACGAACAACGCCAGGCTCTTGGCAACGGCGAAGAAGTCGCCGCGGCCCTGGTTGAGCGCGGTGATCGACTCCGACAGCGCGTTCAAGGTGGTGTTGATCTGCTCACCCTTGCCGGCCAGCCCGTCGGCGAAGGACTCGACGACGTCGCCGAACGGGCCCTTGGGCTGTCCGGGGGTGGGGCCCAGTTCCGTGACGATGTCGGTGATCTGGTTGCGCAGGTCGTCCCATTCCACCGGAACCTGGGTGCGTTCCATCGGGATCTCGGCGTTGTTCTCGAGCTCGGGGCCGCCGGTGTAGGCCGGGGACAGCTGGATGGTGCGCGAGGCGACCAGGCTGGGATTCAGGATGGACGCGGTGGCATCGGCAGGCACCTTGTACTTGTTCTCGTAGCTGAAGGTCACCTTCATCCGGTCGCCGGCGGGCTCGATGCTGTCGATCGACCCCACCCGCACGCCCATGATCTGCACCTTGTCGCCGGGGTAGAGCGCCAGCGCCTGCGGGAAGTAGGCGGTCACCGTGTTGTAGGTGAGCCTCTTGTACAGCTGCCACCCTGCGACGGCCCCCACCAGTGCAAGCACGAGCACCAGCGCGCCGATGATCACCGCCGCGCGGGACAGGCGCGGCACTTTCATGTTGCGCACGTTGAAGATCGTCGACATCGCTACCGGTTCCCTACGGCGTCAGGTGTGGTGGACGGGATGATGAACGGCGGGTTCCCGGGTAGCGGCGCCACCGAGTTGGGCGAGAGTTGCTGTCCCGGACCGGGTACCGGGGCGGGGCCGGGTCCCACCGGAGGTACCGGTACGGGCGCGGGGCCGGGTCCCGGCAGCGGGCCGACCGGGACCGTGCGCGCTCCGGGCGGGCCGGGCGCCAACGGCGGGGCAGGAACCCCCGGCACCGTCGGCACGAGGCCACCGGGCTCGTTGCCCGCGGGCACACCCGGTGCCGGGGGCGGGGCGTCGGGGTTGGGCGCTGAGGTCTGGACGCCCACCGGCGGACCGTAGTTCGTGCCGTACGGGTTGTCTCCGAACGGGCCGACGGTCAGGTCCGCGCACGGCAGTGGGTTCTCCGGCGACGGAATCCCGTCCGCGGGTGGGGTGTACGAGCACGGTGACCCCTTGGGCACCGCCGGGCCAGGGAAGTCCGGGGTGCCTTCGAGCACCTGCGGGGCCGGCGGCGGCGCGCCGTTGGGCTGACGCTGTCCGTTCGGATCCGGGAACTGGAAGGCGGGCAGCCCGGCATTGCGCCAGAACTGCTCGGGATCGATCCCGCGTTTCTTGAACGCGGCGTCGATGAAGGGCTGGACCACTTGGCCGGGCAGCAGGTTGATGATGATCACCTTGAAGTACGGCCCCGAGCCGATGGCCTCGGCCAGCGACGCGGTGAACTTGCTCAGGGTGGACAGTGATTCGGCGAGGTCGAACTTGTGGCGCTCGAGGATGCCGGAGACCGTCTGCAGCTGTTCCAGCACCCTGTTCAGGTTCGGGTTGTCGTTGATGAACCCCTCGAACTGGCGCGAGACCTGTGACACGTTCTCCAGCAGATAGTTCACCGCCTGGCTGCGCTCGTTGATGGCGGCCAGCAGCGTCCGGGAGTTCAGCAGCAGCTGGTTGATCTGCTCGCTGCGATCCCCGAGCACGCCGGCCACTTTGTTGGCGTTGGCCAGCAGTTGCTTGAACTGCTCGTCGCGCTTGCCGATCACGTCGGAGAACCTGGCCACCCCGTCCAGCGCGGCGCTCAGGTGTGGGTACGTCTGGTCGATGGTCTCGCTGAGCACATTCAGCGACTGCTTGACCGTCTGGATGTCCCAGCCCCCGGCAGCTTTGGTGACGTCGAAGAACGCGTCGTAAATCTGGTACGGCGTGGTGCTCTGCCCGATCGGCAGCTCACCGGAGGCCCGCAGCGTCTGGCTGCCGCGCGGCTCGATCTCCAGCACCTTCTTGCCCAGGATGGTGTCGGTGCGGATGGCCAGCCGCGAGTCGGTGCCGATCTGGTTGCCGCCCAGGGTGAAACCCATCCGGACATGATCGCCGTCGATGGCCAGGCTCTCCACCGTGCCCACGTCGGTGCCCGCGATGCGCACCTTGTCCCCGGTGTTCAGGCCCCCGGAATCGGTGAACAGTCCGTAGTACGTGGGCTGGGCGAACAGCATCGGCACGCTCGAGAAGCTCTGTCCCACACCGATGATGAGCACCAGGATCAGGATGCCCAGGACGCCGCTGCGGATCCGGTTGGATCCTTCGATCGATCTCACTGTGGGGTGCACCTACCCGTCGGCTGGGTGAACACCTTGACCGTGCGGACCGGGCCGCCGGGCTGCAGACCGTTCAGTTTGAGGTTCAGGTCGCACAGATAGAAGTTGAAGAAGTCACCGTAGACACCACCGGCGCGGCCGATGATCTTCAGTGCGTTGGGCACCTTGGACAGCGTGTCCTCCACCTGGGCCTGCTCGTCGATCAGCGGCTGCTGGATGGTCTCGAGGTGCCCGATGGTGTCTTTGAGCACCGGCCGGTTGTCGGCCAGCAGATCACCCAGTGTGCCTGCGGCATTGCTGATGTCGGCCACCGACTGGCCCAGTGGGTCGGCGCGGTTCTTCAGGCCGGTGATCAGCACTTCGAAGTCGTTGACCGTCTGGTCGAACTCCTTCTGGTGCTTGACGGTGGTGTCCAGGACGGTGTTGAGGTTGGTGATCACCTCACCGATGGCCTGGTCGCGGTCGGCCAGCGCGTTGGTCAGTTGTGCGGTCTGGTCCAGGATGTCGTTGATGGTGCCGCCCTGACCCTGGAACACGGTGATGATGGACTGGGCGATGTTGTTCACCTTGTCGGGGTCCAGCGCGCGGAACAGCGGCTTGAAGCCGCCGATCAGCGCATCGAGATCCAGCGCGGGAGTGGTGCGGGCCAACGGGATGAACCCACCCGGAGGCAGCACCCGGTCCGCGCCCTCCCCCTGGCCGCGTTGCAGTTCGAGGTAGCGGTTGCCGATCAGGTCCTGATAGCGGATCTGGGCGGTGGTGGACTGGTACAGCGGCAGCGTGCGGTCCACGTCGAAGTCGACCCGCACGCGCTGGCCGCCGTCGATCAACTGCACCTTCGACACCTTGCCCACCTCGACACCCGAGGCGCGGACGAACTGCCCGGCGCGAAGACCGCTGGCATTGGAGAACTCTGCGGAGTATCCGGAGGTCCGGTCGAAGCGGATCTGCCCGAAGACGATGATGATGACGGCGGTGAACATCAGCAGCACCAGAGAGAAGGCGCCGAGTTTGATCGCGGTTCCGGTGGTTCTCATGGGTTGATCGTGTTCTCCCCGACTTGGCGACCCCAGACGTACTCGGTGAGGATCGGCTGGCCCAGTTCGAAGTGGTTGTACGGCGCGATCGAGGCACCGGTGTCCATCACCAGATACGGTGCGGGCCACAGCTCACGGGTGATCTCCTGCCAGCACCCGGGTGCGCCGCCGGGGCCGCCCTTGGCGTTCACCCGCGGCAGGTTGTCCGGGTACACATACGGGTTCTCGGCACCCAGGAACGTGGTGTTCGTGTTCAGCGAATAGCCGTTTCCACCAAGGGAGGCAGCCACTTTGGGCGCGACGGTGGCGTAGTTGCGGATGGTGCAGAAGATTGCCGGGCTGTATTCGTCCAGGGTCCTGGAGGTGGTCACCAGGTCTGCTGCGCCTCGCACCAGGAACGGCCCGCCGCGTTCGAACACGTCGGCCCCGGTGTTGCCGAAACCCACGGCCGCCAGCAGGGCGGCGTCCAGGTCACCCTGGCGCTCGTTGAGCGTGCGGGCCGTGATCACCGCGTTGTCCAGGGCGTCGAAGAGATCGGGGGCCGCAGAGGTGTACACCTCACCCAAGTCCGCCAATCTCTGCACGTCGTAACGGATCTGCGGCATACGGGGGTTGATGTCGTCGAGGATCGAGTTGCCGCGGACCAGCGACTCGCCGAACTTGTCACCAAGGCCGGTCAGGGCCTCGGCGGTGGCCGACAGCGTGAGGTTCAGCTTGACCGGGTCCACCTGTTCGGAGATCGAGGTGATGGTCTCGAACAACGTGTTGAACTCTGTGGTCACATTGGAGACGTCGATGACATCGGCGGAGGTGATCCGCGCGGCGACGGGGTCATCCGGAGAGGTGAAGGAGACGTACTTGTTGCCGAACACCGTGGTGGCCTGGATGTTGGCGTTGACGTTGGCCGGTATCAGGTCGATGTAGCGCGGGTCGACGTCGAGGGTCAGCTGCGCTTTGGTGGTGCCGTCGGAGTCCAGCGGCGCCACCTTCGCCACCCGGCCGATCTCGACCCCGTTGTAAGTCACCTTCGAACCGGGGTCCATCACCAGGCCGGCGCGGCTGGAGACCAGGGTGAGTTTGGTGTTGTCGGCGAAGCCGCCGCGGAACTGGATGTAGACCAGCGTGGCCACCACCAGGACGACAACCAGGAGCACCGCGCCCGCCAGCTTGTAAGGCGGCGTGCGCTGGGTGTTGGGTGGCGAGGTGACCTGCCCGGGTGCGGTCATCGGCTACACCGTCAGGTTGAAGTTGGGGTCGACGCCGTAGAGCGCCAACGATGCGAGCAGGACGACGACGACGATCAGGACCAGCGATGCGCGCATCGAACGACCAACGGCCTCACCGACACCCACGGGACCACCACCGGCGTTGTACCCGTAGTAGCAGTGGTTGAGCATCACGATCACCGAGATGATGATGGCCTGGACGAAGGACCACATCACGTCGTCGGGCCGCAGGAAGGTCCGGAAGTAGTGCTCGTAGGTGCCGATCGACTGTCCGTAGAAGAACGTCGTGGTGATCTGGGCGGACAGGAAGCTCATGATGATCGCCATCGCGTACAGCGGGATGATCACCACGAAGCCGGCCAGGATGCGGGTGGACACCAGATACGAGATCGATTTGATGCCCATGACTTCCAGGGCGTCGATCTCCTCGCTGATGCGCATGGCGCCAAGCTCGGCGGTGGCACCCGCGCCGACGGTGGCGGCCAGGGCCTGACCGGCCACCACGGGCGCAGCGATGCGCACGTTCACCAGGGCGGCGAAGAAGCCGGTGAAGGCCTCCACCCCGATGTTGCCGAGCGAGGCGAAACCCTGGATGGCGATCAGGGATCCGCCGGAGAGCGTGACGAACCCGACGATCGCGACGGTGCCGCCGATCACGGCCATGGCCCCGGTACCCATGCCGATCTCGGCGATCAGACGCAACACCTCGCGGCGGTAGAACCGCAGCGCGTGCCCGATCGATCCGACGGCGGTGACCACGAACCAGGCGACGTGGCCGATGGAATCCAGGAACCGGCCGGGTGATCCGGCGGCGCGCCCGGCGTTGCCGTAGAGCCGGGGGAACCGGGCGCGCAGAACCTGTGTCGTGGACATCAGCGCCCCGTCCCGAAGCGGACACCGATGGTGGTGAGCACCACGTTGACGGCGAACAGGGCCACCACGCAGAGCACCAGCGTCTCGTTGACCGCGGTGCCGACACCCTTGGCGCCGCCGGCCACCGTCAGCCCCCGGTAGCAGCCCACCAGGCCGGCGATCAGGCCGAAGGTCAGTGCCTTGACCACGGAGATCAGCACCTCGGGAAGACCGGTGACCAGCGTCAGCGTCGAGACGTAGGCGCCGGCGGAGACGTTCTGGATGTAGACGCCGAAGATGAAGCCACCCACCAGCCCGATGGTGATGACGGCGCCATTGAGCAGGAAGGCGACAAACGTCGAGGCGGCGACACGCGGGACGACGAGGCGGTGGATCGGGTCGATGCCGAGCACCTCGAGTGCGTCGATCTCTTCACGGATGGTCCGGGCACCGAGGTCGGCGCAGATGGCCGTGGAGCCCGCGCCGGCCACCACGAGCACGGTGACCAGGGGGCCGAGCTGGGTCACCGCACCGAGCGCGGCACCGGCGCCCGAGACGTCGGCGGCGCCGAACTCGGCCAACAGGATGTTGAGGGTGAAGATGATCAGCACCGTGAGCGGGATCGAGACGGCGACGGTGGGCAGGAACGCCACCCGCATCAGGAACCAGCTCTGGTCGATGAACTCCCGCCATTCGAACGGTCTCAGCAGGGCCCTGCCTGCGAGCACGCACATCCGGAAGAACCCGCCGACCAGCTCCAGCGGCGTGCGCAACTGATCACGCACGTAGCCGGTGAGACCGTTTGACGACACCGTCACGCGGGCACCCGATTCCGGGTGACCCGACGGTGGCGCCCCGGCCGCAGCCATGACGAGCTACCCTGCACGCACCCTCCTTGGCCCGACCCGGAGAAAGTGTCGTCCGTCTTCCTACTGCTCAGTAGTAAGACGGACCACAGGAATGTACCCGATGCCGCGGCGGGCGTGTACCGCATCTGCACGATTAACCCTCCGCCGTCACCGGCACATAATTTGCGCCCTGGTCAACTCTTAGAATCCGATTCGAGAAATGGTCTCTATCAGGCGGTTTCGGGGCCAGAATCTACACTGAAGCGGCTGCGCAATTCGGTTTTCAGAACTTTGCCAGCCGGGTTGCGCGGCAATGCGTCGACGACCTCGAGCCCGCGCGGGTGCTTGTACCTGGCCAACCGCTCGTTGAGAAAGTCCTCCAGATCGGCCAACTGCAGACCGGGGGTATCCGGTGTGACAGCTATGACGGCCACCGGCACCTCGCCCCACTTCTCGTGGCTGCGGCCGATCACTGCCACCTCGGCGATGGCCGGGTGCGCGGCCAGCACGTTCTCCACCTCAGCGCAGTAGATGTTCTCGCCGCCGGAGATGATCATGTCCTTCTTGCGGTCGACCACCCAGACGTAGCCGTCGGCATCCATGCGCACCAGGTCCCCGGAGTGGAACCACCCGCCGGCAAACGCCTCGGCGGTGGCTTCCGGGTTGTTCCAGTACCCCGCCATCAGAGTCGGTGCGCGATAGACGATTTCGCCCACCTCACCCACCGGCACGTCGTTCATGTCCTCGTCGACCACCCGTGCGGACACCGTGGGAATCACCTTGCCCACCGAGCCCAGCTTGCGAATGGCGTCCTCCCCCAACAACATGCACGTCACCGGCGACATCTCGGTCTGCCCGAAGGCGGCCAGGATCTTGGCGGCGGGGAAGGTGTCGGCCATCTCGCGCAGCAGGGTGTCCGATGCGGGTGCGGCTCCCCAGGAGATCACCCGCAGCGCGAGATCGCGCGGGGTAACCTTCTGGGCGGCGCACACCGCCTGCCACTGCGCGGGCACCAGGAAGATGCCGGTGACGCCCTCTGTCTGCAGCAGATCCAGTAATTGGTGCGGGTCGAAGGCCCCGAGCGGGTTGATCACGGTGGGACGACCGAGGGTGAGCCCGACGAGCATGTTGGCGATCCCGGCGATGTGGAACAGCGGGACGCCGATGAAGCCGACATCGGTGTTGATGTCGGCGCCGTTGGTGTACAGCATCGTCATCGTCTGACCGGTCAGGTTGGTGTGCGTCAACACCGCACCCTTGGGCCTGCCGGTGGTTCCCGAGGTGTACATGATCAGGGCGGGGCTGTCGCCCGGTACGTCGGCGGGCGGCGCCGGGTCTCCGGCCTCGGCCAGCAGGTCCTCGTAGCCCAGCTGGCCATCGGCGGTGGGAGCACCGGCCACGATCACGGTCTCCAGCGTCGGCGCCAGCTCCCGCACCCCCGCGGCCACCGGGGCCAGCATGGGTTCGGTCACAACCACCCGGGCGTCGCAGTCGGAGACCAGGAAGGCGAGCTCGGGCGGGGTCAGCCGGAAGTTCACCGGGACCGCGATCGCGCCCAGGTAGTTGGCCGCCAGGAAGGACTCGACGAATTCCGTGCGGTTGAGCATCAGGATCATCACGCGGTCGCCGGCCCGCACCCCGCGGCGCGCCAGCGCTGCGGCCAGCGCACCGACTCGGCGGTCCAGCTCGGCCCAGGTGGTGGTGTGTCCCTGATAGCGCAGGGCGGTGCTCTGCGGCTGCATGAGGGCATGGCGGCTGAGCTGGGTGACCCAGTTCTGGCGGCGAGCGAGGTAGGGCTGGGTGGCAGGTGTTTCGGTGATCGCCTGGCCGGTCAACTGTGCGGTCAACGCTCGGCACCCCTTCTCGATCCAACTTGCGTGGATCTTACATTTGATCAAACATTGTGTTGTCCCGGTCACAGTAAAGCGTGAGCGCTGGGCAGACAACCCCCGTAGTCACATCGAATCCGAGGGCGAGGGCGACGTTGAACGCACCGGCAGGGACCCGTCGTGGCGGCGTGCGCCGCACCCAGCTCTCGGATGAGGTGGCCGGCCGGCTGCGCGCCGAGATCATGTCCGGAGTGCTCAAACCCGGCAGCTACATCCGGTTGGACGAGACGGCCGCGCAACTCGGGGTCAGCATCACCCCGGTGCGTGAGGCGCTGCTGACGCTGCGCGGCGAGGGCATGGTGCAGCTGGAGCCCCACCGTGGCTATGTCGTGCTGCCGATGAGCCGCCAGGACATCG from Mycolicibacterium tokaiense includes the following:
- a CDS encoding virulence factor Mce family protein encodes the protein MSTIFNVRNMKVPRLSRAAVIIGALVLVLALVGAVAGWQLYKRLTYNTVTAYFPQALALYPGDKVQIMGVRVGSIDSIEPAGDRMKVTFSYENKYKVPADATASILNPSLVASRTIQLSPAYTGGPELENNAEIPMERTQVPVEWDDLRNQITDIVTELGPTPGQPKGPFGDVVESFADGLAGKGEQINTTLNALSESITALNQGRGDFFAVAKSLALFVNALHRSDQQFVELNDNLAQFTNSFTNNDQELATALRDIDGLLTTAQQFINDNGSELSTSINNLANTTNAILQPEPRDGLETALHIFPNLAANLVNIYEPTHGSLTAIPVVASFANPMQFICSSIQAGSRLGYQESAELCAQYLAPILDAIKFNFPPFGVNQFATAATLPKYVAYSEPRLQPPPGYKDTTVPGVWSRDTLFSHGNHEPGWIVAPGMQGLQVQQFTKNMLTPDSLAALMGGPDPVSYPPGGPRGGAVPNAYDQNNPLPPPWYPQPGPPPPPAPDVVPGPLPLSQQVPGPAPAAPAPAPPGPPLPAEVGAP
- a CDS encoding MCE family protein, with translation MRSIEGSNRIRSGVLGILILVLIIGVGQSFSSVPMLFAQPTYYGLFTDSGGLNTGDKVRIAGTDVGTVESLAIDGDHVRMGFTLGGNQIGTDSRLAIRTDTILGKKVLEIEPRGSQTLRASGELPIGQSTTPYQIYDAFFDVTKAAGGWDIQTVKQSLNVLSETIDQTYPHLSAALDGVARFSDVIGKRDEQFKQLLANANKVAGVLGDRSEQINQLLLNSRTLLAAINERSQAVNYLLENVSQVSRQFEGFINDNPNLNRVLEQLQTVSGILERHKFDLAESLSTLSKFTASLAEAIGSGPYFKVIIINLLPGQVVQPFIDAAFKKRGIDPEQFWRNAGLPAFQFPDPNGQRQPNGAPPPAPQVLEGTPDFPGPAVPKGSPCSYTPPADGIPSPENPLPCADLTVGPFGDNPYGTNYGPPVGVQTSAPNPDAPPPAPGVPAGNEPGGLVPTVPGVPAPPLAPGPPGARTVPVGPLPGPGPAPVPVPPVGPGPAPVPGPGQQLSPNSVAPLPGNPPFIIPSTTPDAVGNR
- a CDS encoding virulence factor Mce family protein translates to MRTTGTAIKLGAFSLVLLMFTAVIIIVFGQIRFDRTSGYSAEFSNASGLRAGQFVRASGVEVGKVSKVQLIDGGQRVRVDFDVDRTLPLYQSTTAQIRYQDLIGNRYLELQRGQGEGADRVLPPGGFIPLARTTPALDLDALIGGFKPLFRALDPDKVNNIAQSIITVFQGQGGTINDILDQTAQLTNALADRDQAIGEVITNLNTVLDTTVKHQKEFDQTVNDFEVLITGLKNRADPLGQSVADISNAAGTLGDLLADNRPVLKDTIGHLETIQQPLIDEQAQVEDTLSKVPNALKIIGRAGGVYGDFFNFYLCDLNLKLNGLQPGGPVRTVKVFTQPTGRCTPQ
- a CDS encoding MCE family protein, with translation MTAPGQVTSPPNTQRTPPYKLAGAVLLVVVLVVATLVYIQFRGGFADNTKLTLVSSRAGLVMDPGSKVTYNGVEIGRVAKVAPLDSDGTTKAQLTLDVDPRYIDLIPANVNANIQATTVFGNKYVSFTSPDDPVAARITSADVIDVSNVTTEFNTLFETITSISEQVDPVKLNLTLSATAEALTGLGDKFGESLVRGNSILDDINPRMPQIRYDVQRLADLGEVYTSAAPDLFDALDNAVITARTLNERQGDLDAALLAAVGFGNTGADVFERGGPFLVRGAADLVTTSRTLDEYSPAIFCTIRNYATVAPKVAASLGGNGYSLNTNTTFLGAENPYVYPDNLPRVNAKGGPGGAPGCWQEITRELWPAPYLVMDTGASIAPYNHFELGQPILTEYVWGRQVGENTINP
- a CDS encoding MlaE family ABC transporter permease; translated protein: MSTTQVLRARFPRLYGNAGRAAGSPGRFLDSIGHVAWFVVTAVGSIGHALRFYRREVLRLIAEIGMGTGAMAVIGGTVAIVGFVTLSGGSLIAIQGFASLGNIGVEAFTGFFAALVNVRIAAPVVAGQALAATVGAGATAELGAMRISEEIDALEVMGIKSISYLVSTRILAGFVVIIPLYAMAIIMSFLSAQITTTFFYGQSIGTYEHYFRTFLRPDDVMWSFVQAIIISVIVMLNHCYYGYNAGGGPVGVGEAVGRSMRASLVLIVVVVLLASLALYGVDPNFNLTV
- a CDS encoding MlaE family ABC transporter permease; its protein translation is MTVSSNGLTGYVRDQLRTPLELVGGFFRMCVLAGRALLRPFEWREFIDQSWFLMRVAFLPTVAVSIPLTVLIIFTLNILLAEFGAADVSGAGAALGAVTQLGPLVTVLVVAGAGSTAICADLGARTIREEIDALEVLGIDPIHRLVVPRVAASTFVAFLLNGAVITIGLVGGFIFGVYIQNVSAGAYVSTLTLVTGLPEVLISVVKALTFGLIAGLVGCYRGLTVAGGAKGVGTAVNETLVLCVVALFAVNVVLTTIGVRFGTGR
- the fadD5 gene encoding fatty-acid--CoA ligase FadD5; translation: MTAQLTGQAITETPATQPYLARRQNWVTQLSRHALMQPQSTALRYQGHTTTWAELDRRVGALAAALARRGVRAGDRVMILMLNRTEFVESFLAANYLGAIAVPVNFRLTPPELAFLVSDCDARVVVTEPMLAPVAAGVRELAPTLETVIVAGAPTADGQLGYEDLLAEAGDPAPPADVPGDSPALIMYTSGTTGRPKGAVLTHTNLTGQTMTMLYTNGADINTDVGFIGVPLFHIAGIANMLVGLTLGRPTVINPLGAFDPHQLLDLLQTEGVTGIFLVPAQWQAVCAAQKVTPRDLALRVISWGAAPASDTLLREMADTFPAAKILAAFGQTEMSPVTCMLLGEDAIRKLGSVGKVIPTVSARVVDEDMNDVPVGEVGEIVYRAPTLMAGYWNNPEATAEAFAGGWFHSGDLVRMDADGYVWVVDRKKDMIISGGENIYCAEVENVLAAHPAIAEVAVIGRSHEKWGEVPVAVIAVTPDTPGLQLADLEDFLNERLARYKHPRGLEVVDALPRNPAGKVLKTELRSRFSVDSGPETA